TAACCATCGAAAGTTCAAGGTATGTCATTCACGGTATTCGAACGATTTGAGCTGCTGTTAAAAGTTAGGTTACATATCGACTTGTTGTTGCTGCTATGGTTGTGCATTCTGTTTAGTGAGCTGCTCTTGTTTCATTATGTATAGTGAGCTGCTCTTGTTTCATTTTGTATAGTGAGCTGCTCTTGTTGCTATTTCAGGAATGGAACAAGTGTATTTCAACATACATTTCCACCACAAGGGTCGGTTTTCCGACACACCGATGAAGTATGTTGGAGGTCAGATATGTGAAGTACCTAGAGTGGAGTTGGATCTGTTTTCGTTCTTTTGTGTCAGAGACCTTGTGCGGGGTTTTCTTGGTTATCCTGATGATCACTATAAGCTTTGGTGGAAAAGGCGAGAAGAATGCTTTGATCTTGACCTGAAGCAAATATGCCTGGACAAGGATGCTATGGAAATTGCAAGGTATGTTCAGTCTGGGGTAAGGCAGGTGGATGTCTACCTTGAACATACAGTGGAGTTGCCAGTGGAAGAAGAACCTGCTGCTGCTGTGAATGTTGAAATGCCAGTGGAAGAAGAACCTGCTGCTGCTATGAATGTTGAAATGCCAGTGGAAAAACCTGCTTCTGTGATGAATGAAGAGGGACACCAGCTGAGGCAGAGGGAGGATTCAATTAATAAAGGCAAACAAGTAATGGAAGATGATAGTTGTTCCATATATGAATCTGACTCTGGGATTTCATGGTCCAGTCCTAGCCCTAGTGCATCTGACATCTCAAATAGTGAAACTGAGAGATGTAAGGACTTACCCAATGATGGATTTGAAGATTTGGATGAGCCAAACACAAACACTAATGCTAATGTTGAAactggaagaagagaaaaactgCCTTCAAGGAGGAACATAGAGAGGGTGTTGGCATTGGCTGAAGGtgagaatgagaaaggagatgagCATAATATGGAGAATGAGTATTACAGTGATGATTTGCTTAGTGACCCCTCAAGTGGTGAAGAAGATAATGGGAGGAAGGTCATGAGGTATGTAAGGTTCAGGAAGGAAGATTTGACCAAAGACTATGTGTTCAAGTTGGGGATGGAATTTGCTACCACCACAGAGTTCAAGGAAGCTATCCTAAAACACTCAGTGTTGAATGGGAAGGAAGTTATGTTCAAGAAGAATGATAAGGAGAGAGTGAGGTTTAAATGCAAACCTTCTTCCCAGCCACCTACAAAACTTGCTGGAAAACCACCACATCCAACAAGACCTTCTTCCCAGCCACCTCCACCAAAACCACAACAGCCACCAAAAGCTACATCACAGCCCACTACAAGATCAGCTGCTAAGTCTGGCCTAGGAGGAAGAAAGAGAGGTCGTGACAATGAGATTGGCCATTGGGTTCTAAATGACTTCAAAGATGCTGCAACTAGATCTACAATTAGAAGAGGAAAAGCCAAAGTTGTTGGCAGTGAAGGACAGGGAAATAAAGGGAGGATGTCAAAGAAGTAAGAAGGGAATCTGGCACATGGGACAACAGGACCACCACTATCTTTTTGTAATAGTATTAGTGGGGACTAGTGTTTACTTTAGTTAATGGGGGACCACTTAATATCATTTTGTAATGGGCATGGCCCTAATGACAATCATTTTGTTTTGTATTGTTGTTGGTACTTGCTGTCTTCTATGTACCCTTGACTTGAATTATGTTTCTTAATGTTAAAGTCTGGAAGTATTGCATGAAGCTTGTGCTCTTAAATTGTTGTTTATGTGTACTACAAGTGGTGGATCTGTTTATGGCTCCCTTTGCCTTTATTTATACTACTGATGTCTTAAATTAACAGAGCAAAGCTTTTGAATGGAACAAAAGAGAGTAATGGAGCCAACAACCATTTCTGATTCATTTCATTAAGTGAACATAGCATTCATTACATAAGGAGCTATTGAAAAACGATTGCATTACATTCATGGCTACATTCATTACACAAGGGACATTGCATTCAAGTTCATTACACAACATCACCAAACCTAGAAATACTTTGCCAAAACTACAGCACACCCTAAAACTAACAACACCAACAACACATTGCTCTTCAAGCCCTCATTTTTCAGTTTGAGCTTTAACTTGGCAATCTTCTTGTCTTTCATTTCATTCTTGTCTTCCATGATCTTGCCAATCACACTCTGCATGATTTCCTTCATGTCTCCCTGCAGCTCTTCCCTCAGCTTACCAATTTTATTGTCCATCATCTCAGTAAGGTCCTCAACACTCTTCAATTCTACATTCACTTTAGAGGATTCCTCATTATCAGCCTCATTTTCAGCTTCACCTTCAGCTTTGACCCATTCAAAGAAACCACAGGTCCTACTTTCCTGAAACACATACCAAAAGATCATTGAAAGGGGTAGACAAAGGGAATTTATAGGATGAAATTGTAAGCTTAAGCTTGGAAACCAATTCTGCCTATTTACCTTCCAATCAGGACATCTCCAAAAAAGCTTTCCAGGATTAAGCTTGGAATTGGACTTGTACATAATGACTTGTTTGCCACAACCACAACTTTTCTCTGGGCATGGGGTGCAGAAGCTGGACGATCGAGCACAGAATCGTGTGTTCTGGGTCGATTCGCACATCTGGTTGTTCATCCTCGTTGTCGAGCCACCGTGTCCGCTCCATGCCTTTTGGTTCTGGGTCATCGCGTCGTTCACCTAAGTCGTTGTGGCCACCGTTCCCGCCGTCGAACACTAACGCTTCCTTCCTTCACCTTCTACCTCtgcttctctttctccttcttcgactttcctttctttcctttcaGTTCTGATAGATTTTGATTTGGGAATTTAGGGTTATGTTAATTAGGTTAGTGGGTTTAATTAGAGTTAGGTTAATTAGGTAAAAAAggatttatatttaaaataaagtaaaatagtttttttaattccatgtgtaattaaaataaatgaaaaagccACGTGTAAATGTTGAGTCAGCAAAAAATATGCCAGATAGGCTAAAAACATGTGTAGGGACttattctaattaaaaaaacaattccagggatccggaatcggaaaaaaaattttcagggacttattttgttacggggtacaatttcagggacccctagagtatttaagcctataaaGATCGGTTGTTCAAGGCACACATAGAAATCATATGGTATCGGTAAggttaaatttcaaatttaaataaaacaattgtCACTTTCAATTAGCATTGCGAACATTCCTATGTCGGAAACAATTGTCACTTTCAATTGGTTGTGGACGTCGAGCCGTTGAGGTACGAGAAAACATTTCTTTATGAAACTACAATTAGTAACGTAAGTTTTTACACGCATATGAGTTTTTCCCGCGCGATTCCAAACATACAATACAATTATGTTTGATCAAATTCCATTGAACAAAACTGATGGAAAAATTTCCTTACATGTTCTCATTCTTGTAAAGCCCAAATAAATTTTCCAAATCTTGGAAATGGAAGTTTTTAATTTACCAAAACACACGCTAATACAGTTAACCTCATTCTTTAAGCTTCTAGTGGAATTTTATGTTGACAAACCTTGTATAGTGTAAGAAAAAAATAGTTATTTCTTGATGGTTGTGTTTTGCCATTATGCTTCTATAGGACACTCCTTTTATGATAGCAGGGGAAAAGTAGTTTCATctcttttgataaaaaaaaaatgtatagttAATAGATAGGCTTCATTCTCCTTCTATGAACAACAATAGCTCTCCTGAACTTGTGTCATATACAGCCAACATATCACATGTTTCACGCCTTTGGTTATTGAGGTCGTACAACAAACCTAAATTAGAATTCAAGTATACTCCATGttatttgtgtgtgtgtgtgtgtgtgtgtgtgtgaagtATACTCTACATGTGTTCATTGACTAGCCCAAATCACAAAGTTATCTTAGTATGGTGAAAAATAGCAATGTAACATTCTAGGGATGTTCAAATTCATGAGTTCCAATTTCCCTTAAAATCTAATGGCAGTTCTTTGAGTTCTATAAAGTTAATCATAGTACTACAATTAACTCTCATGTTATGCCCTTAATTCGAGTTATACATACTCATTCAAATGCATTTACAGTCTACCACTTCTAGCCTTCCTAATGATAATTTCTCTAATGACTTTCTACTGTCTCTTCCATGACAATAAGACTTATTTCTTCTACCACTTCTAGCCTTTCTAATGATAATTTCTCTAATGACTTTCAATTGTCTCTCTTCCATGACAATAAGACTTTCTCTACAACGGAGCTACCACAATTCCACTTTGGAGGAAGTAGCTCATGTTCACTTcttgcatgtttggatcaacttttatttCCATATAAACAATTCCAGCATGTAGAACAGAAAAAACTCCCCAGAATTGACTTCTAGCATGTGTGGATCAACCTCCATGTTCAAGTATACCATTCATAACTCttctttcatttttgttttctcCGGGGCGATGTGGTATAGGAGGCATTTACAGAAACAGCAAGAATGAGATCTTGGGGTTGTTCTCCAAAAACATGGGGGAGGGTTTTGCGTTTGAGGCTGAGGTTTGGGCTATCCATGAAGCTCTACATCTCTGTGCAGTCAGGCAAATCAAATTTCTACTGATAGAGATCGACTCTTCCTTAGAAGTAGGATGAGTCAATAATAGAAGCAACAGGCCTTGGAAACTACTGAATGTGCTAAACCAAATTGACTTGTGGATGGTGGAGGTGCGATGCCTTagagttaattatatttttagagAAGCAAACACTGAAGCTGACAGATTAGCGAAGAGAGGAGCTGACTTTCCAAGAGATTTAGTCCATTTTAATTCTTCTTTTTAATCCGTTTGGAGGTCGTGTTACTAGCTGCAGCAACTCTTTCTGTATTGTAATTTCTGCCGCTTTGTTGGAGGACATTGTTCTAATTGTTAGTGTTGACTCTTGAATGAATACTCTTTTTCCCTCTCTTgggttttttcccattgggttttccCTTGAGAGGTTTTAACAAGGCTTGTTCATGAGTTATTTAACACTGTTTTTCCGCCTTCATCAGCTTTTGTCCACactatgagagggttgttctcatatACTTTTAAATCCAATAAATCCACTTTTATTCTCAAAAAAAAACAGAGATAAGCTCTGAGTTGGGTTTTATGTTGTGTTAAAGATTTGCTTGTTTCAACCCATGTACTGAATGGTTCATCCAAATATCACAGGACATGCAAAATGATCATTGCACGAATAAGACCTATTAACTGTACCCTTACACGATTGCAGAGTGCATAAAGCCCAACAAAACTGATGCACATAGTCCTTTATGATTTAAACTTTCCTTCTCAAAATAAATTTCCACAGGTTTGGTAACCTCTGAAAATTGATTGAATAACTATTCACTCattaaaagaaatataaaaaaaaaaaaacagcctaTAGCTTCTGATCAATTACGTACATTGGCTTGACTTCAAAATATTTTAAGATCCTAGTACCTTAAGAAGCCCCTTTACTTTGATTCTGGCCCTTTGGGTCCTGAAGAGAAGAATTTGGAGTTGCCATTGAACCTTTACTCTCCTCACCTAAATTTGGCTTTGACTTGAGAGAATTATGCTTACTAAAACGGTCTTCATCTACAGCTCTGTTTGATGTTGAAGCGCTACTTGTGTCCCTTGGGGCAGAAGAATTTTGAAGTTCTTTTCCATCATCAGCTGTCTGATTTTTTGCTACATTGCTGCTTGATTGTTTCTTTGTTTCAACCACAATCTCCTTTAGAGCCTCTTCCAGTTTCTCCAGTCTCACTTTCACCTCCATAAGCTGCGGATCGGATTTCGCTTCCCGTTCCTCAGGAGGATTAAGttccatttctttttctttttctttctgttcttcttcttccttcacctTCCTTTTCTGCTCTACTTCCTATAAAGTGATTTGGGGGGAAAGTGATCATCAACAAGGAAAATCAACACAAAAAAGTAGTACTATTCCTCAGATTACTTAAGTGAACAATTACAACTCTACAAGGTCAAATGGATATACAAATAAAAAACCCACAAACTTTGCTCACAAATTACCAACAAGGAACAGTTCAACAAAAACTAAGAAAATAATCCACATAATTCTAATAAATAGGAAGCAAGTAGCCCTCAATACCCCGTTAGATCTCAGCCTACAATGCCACAAATAATTGCACAATGGGTGAAGCATCTAGGACATGATTTACACAGAAGCAATGTCTAGCCAGGAAAAAGAAATGGACTAGAACACCTAACAGTATATCATATTCATAAGTCTTGCATCCCATTTCACAAAAGCTTCAGAGAGTACATCTACACAGAGCCCTGAACTGAAGTGGTATAAATATAAAGAAGCATAAATGATTTACAAGCATCCTTCTAACATCTATATGATACCCCAAAACATCACCCTTAAACTACGATTAGGATGCAttagcgcttattcataagcttatTTAAGAAGCTTattgaaataaactcaaaataacTTATGACAGGTATAAGCGCTTACTCATAAGCTACTTTAagcagcttatgaaaataaccTCCAAACAGCTTATAGGTTTACCCAAAGACCTGCACAAGCATAatataaactcaaataagtAGTTCAAAACCCAGCTTTACAATAATCAGTAAAGAGGGGAAGAATACGTACCACCTCCATTTTTCTCATGTCATAACGAGCATACTGCGCCACCAAATACACAGCTgtggaatgaaaaaaaaaaaaaactaaatttgaTGTTACCAAtagtttttcagaaaaaaataacaataataattaataaggtCAGGTGTAGAGGAAAAACTTGAAAGCGTGAGAATCATACCCAAGGAAGGCATACAggcaaaaaaaaattgcacaagATGGAAATCAAACCTGCCCAAGAAAGACAATGATGCAGCAAAGTAAGAATTTTTTAAGAGTGCAATTAAAGTGCTCAACGAAAAGGTAAGGAGGAGATGAAAAACTGAAAAGGGTTACCCAAACTTTTTCTTCTGTGGGGGCTCGGTGAAAAGCATCTTAACAGCAGTCATCATGTCGAGATTTTTTATCTGGCGATACCTTTCATCGGTGATGATGTTCTTGCTATTGTTGTTGTTCCTCGCTGAGGTACAATAGGAAC
This portion of the Lotus japonicus ecotype B-129 chromosome 3, LjGifu_v1.2 genome encodes:
- the LOC130745444 gene encoding uncharacterized protein At4g04775-like; the encoded protein is MTQNQKAWSGHGGSTTRMNNQMCESTQNTRFCARSSSFCTPCPEKSCGCGKQVIMYKSNSKLNPGKLFWRCPDWKESRTCGFFEWVKAEGEAENEADNEESSKVNVELKSVEDLTEMMDNKIGKLREELQGDMKEIMQSVIGKIMEDKNEMKDKKIAKLKLKLKNEGLKSNVLLVLLVLGCAVVLAKYF
- the LOC130745445 gene encoding uncharacterized protein LOC130745445 isoform X2, whose amino-acid sequence is MFGGGGRWLRFSERFKFVLTSSLCGNPRSSSYCTSARNNNNSKNIITDERYRQIKNLDMMTAVKMLFTEPPQKKKFGFDFHLVQFFFACMPSLAVYLVAQYARYDMRKMEVEVEQKRKVKEEEEQKEKEKEMELNPPEEREAKSDPQLMEVKVRLEKLEEALKEIVVETKKQSSSNVAKNQTADDGKELQNSSAPRDTSSASTSNRAVDEDRFSKHNSLKSKPNLGEESKGSMATPNSSLQDPKGQNQSKGAS
- the LOC130745445 gene encoding uncharacterized protein LOC130745445 isoform X3, producing the protein MMTAVKMLFTEPPQKKKFGFDFHLVQFFFACMPSLVFFFFHSTAVYLVAQYARYDMRKMEVEVEQKRKVKEEEEQKEKEKEMELNPPEEREAKSDPQLMEVKVRLEKLEEALKEIVVETKKQSSSNVAKNQTADDGKELQNSSAPRDTSSASTSNRAVDEDRFSKHNSLKSKPNLGEESKGSMATPNSSLQDPKGQNQSKGAS
- the LOC130745445 gene encoding uncharacterized protein LOC130745445 isoform X1; its protein translation is MFGGGGRWLRFSERFKFVLTSSLCGNPRSSSYCTSARNNNNSKNIITDERYRQIKNLDMMTAVKMLFTEPPQKKKFGFDFHLVQFFFACMPSLVFFFFHSTAVYLVAQYARYDMRKMEVEVEQKRKVKEEEEQKEKEKEMELNPPEEREAKSDPQLMEVKVRLEKLEEALKEIVVETKKQSSSNVAKNQTADDGKELQNSSAPRDTSSASTSNRAVDEDRFSKHNSLKSKPNLGEESKGSMATPNSSLQDPKGQNQSKGAS